One genomic region from Oncorhynchus clarkii lewisi isolate Uvic-CL-2024 chromosome 21, UVic_Ocla_1.0, whole genome shotgun sequence encodes:
- the LOC139379218 gene encoding E3 ubiquitin-protein ligase rnf152-B-like, producing the protein MAEPPEPVLFQGRPVSAATPSLGESTDVECPICYQEYNQSSKCPRMLECLHVFCTECLQRIQLSPYPTDPSDPQSPPSPAISCPLCRHPTTLETGDPVTLPCNSRILAQLPPMAFRMPTSVATRLATVTQSVVLSLEASRDSRFIILPTVSLRVEQMHPSDRPHSGGGGLVDEVEVLQHHRRTLVCVQLLAVVFWVLFGVTCIVAVVFGPSFFCK; encoded by the coding sequence ATGGCTGAGCCCCCGGAACCAGTGCTCTTCCAGGGGCGCCCAGTCTCAGCAGCCACCCCCAGCCTAGGGGAGTCCACAGATGTGGAGTGTCCCATCTGCTACCAGGAGTACAACCAGAGCAGCAAGTGTCCTCGCATGCTGGAGTGCCTCCATGTCTTTTGCACCGAGTGCCTCCAGAGGATCCAGCTGTCCCCGTATCCAACTGACCCCTCGGACCCCCAGAGCCCTCCcagtcctgccatctcctgcccCCTTTGCCGCCACCCCACCACGCTGGAGACAGGGGACCCCGTCACCTTGCCCTGCAACTCCCGCATCCTGGCCCAGCTGCCGCCCATGGCCTTCCGCATGCCCACATCGGTGGCCACCCGACTGGCCACAGTCACTCAGAGTGTGGTCCTCTCCCTGGAGGCCAGCAGGGATTCTCGCTTCATCATCCTGCCCACAGTGAGCCTCCGGGTGGAGCAGATGCACCCCAGCGATAGGCCCCACAGCGGAGGTGGAGGACTGGTTGATGAGGtagaggtgctgcagcaccacaGGAGGACCCTGGTATGTGTGcagctgctagctgtggtcttCTGGGTGTTGTTTGGGGTGACCTGCATAGTGGCGGTAGTGTTCGGGCCAAGCTTCTTCTGCAAATGA
- the LOC139378972 gene encoding segment polarity protein dishevelled homolog DVL-2-like, whose translation MAETKIIYHIDEEETPYLVKIQIPAENITLLDFKQVLNKPNYKFFFKSMDQDFGVVKEEISDDSAKLPCFNGRVVSWLVSSDTPGAAEPVPPVLPPPPAEVLPPPSPPPPLPPPPVERTGGIGDSRPPSFHPNAAGSVENLDDQTETESVVSFRRERPRHREAMEQHGPRMNGQSRMERHLAGYESATTVMSSELDTTSFCDSEDDDTMSRFSSSTEQSTASRLLKRHRRRKKQRPPRLERASSFSSVTDSTMSLNIITVTLNMEKYNFLGISIVGQSNERGDGGIYIGSIMKGGAVAADGRIEPGDMLLQVNDINFENMSNDDAVRVLREIVHKPGPIILTVAKCWDPSPQGYFTLPRNEPIRPIDPAAWVSHSVALAGAYPPYTGSSALSTITTTSVTETERFDDFNLSLHSDMASVAKAMASPESGLEVRDRMWLKITIPNAFLGSDVVEWLYHHIEGFQDRREARKYASNLLKAGFIRHTVNKITFSEQCYYIFGDFSDCENYMANLSLIDNDGSSGASDQDTLAPLPLPGATPWPLLHSFPSFQYPHPYSSQPPPYHELSSYSFAPGSTGTASQHSEGSRSSGSTRSEGGERRRGSKGGQGSTAGGGEKSPSGGGEGGDSRSGSGSESEYSVRSSLRRGHGSATPSEHSHSSQRSHHHHHRMPPPPHMSPYPPGMPMPYNPMMVMMVPQHPHPHMGPPNMGHPHQYPQQHPSVPMHPGMGPSVPGGPPGAPPTRDLGSVPPELTASRQSFHLAMGNPSEFFVDVM comes from the exons ATGGCGGAAACCAAAATAATATACCACATCGACGAGGAGGAGACGCCGTATTTGGTGAAGATTCAGATTCCTGCCGAAAATATCACTTTGTTGGATTTTAAACAGGTCTTGAACAAGCCCAACTACAAATTCTTCTTTAAGTCTATGGACCAGGACTTCGG GGTGGTGAAGGAAGAGATCTCAGACGACAGTGCCAAGCTCCCCTGCTTCAACGGACGAGTGGTGTCATGG ttggtttcatcagacacgCCAGGAGCAGCAGAACCAGTACCACCAGTCCTTCCTCCACCCCCAGCAGAAGTCCTGCCCCcgccctcaccccctcctcctctcccacccccacCTGTCGAGAGGACCGGGGGCATCGGTGACTCCAGACCCCCATCGTTCCA TCCCAATGCAGCAGGCAGTGTGGAGAACCTGGATGACCAGACAGAAACAGAGTCTGTGGTGTCCTTcaggagagagagacccagacacAGGGAGGCCATGGAGCAACATG GGCCTAGGATGAACGGCCAGAGCCGCATGGAGCGCCACCTAGCGGGCTATGAGAGCGCTACCACGGTGATGAGCAGCGAGCTGGACACCACCAGTTTTTGTGACTCTGAGGATGACGACACCATGAGCCGGTTCAGCAGCTCCACAGAGCAGAGCACGGcgtccaggctgctcaaacgccACCGCAGGCGCAAGAAACAGCGCCCGCCCAGGCTAGAAAGG GCGTCGTCGTTCAGCAGCGTGACGGACTCCACCATGTCTCTAAACATCATCACCGTCACGCTCAACATGG AGAAGTATAACTTCCTAGGCATCAGCATCGTGGGCCAGAGTAacgagagaggggatgggggcaTCTATATCGGTTCCATCATGAAGGGAGGGGCGGTGGCTGCCGACGGACGCATCGAACCCGGGGACATGCtgcttcag GTGAACGACATCAACTTTGAGAACATGAGCAACGACGACGCGGTGCGCGTGCTGAGGGAGATCGTGCACAAACCGGG gcCCATCATCCTGACAGTGGCTAAGTGCTGGGACCCGTCACCTCAGGGCTACTTCACCCTCCCCCGCA ATGAGCCGATCCGGCCCATAGACCCAGCAGCATGGGTGAGCCATTCGGTAGCCCTGGCGGGGGCCTACCCTCCCTACACCGGCAGCTCTGCTCTcagcaccatcaccaccacctctGTCACTGAGACAGAAC GTTTTGATGACTTCAACCTGTCCCTGCACTCTGACATGGCGTCGGTGGCTAAGGCCATGGCCTCCCCAGAGTCTGGCCTGGAGGTCAGAGACAGGATGTGGCTCAAGATCACCATCCCCAATGCCTTCCTGG GTTCTGATGTGGTGGAGTGGCTGTACCACCACATCGAGGGCTTCCAGGACCGCCGCGAGGCCAGGAAGTACGCCAGCAACCTGCTGAAGGCCGGCTTCATCCGCCACACGGTCAACAAGATCACCTTCTCAGAACAGTGTTACTACATCTTCGGAGACTTCAGCGACTGTGAGAACT ACATGGCCAACCTGTCCCTGATTGACAACGATGGCTCCAGCGGGGCCTCCGACCAGGACACCCTGGCCCCCTTGCCCCTCCCGGGGGCCACGCCTTGGCCCCTGCTAcactccttcccttccttccagTACCCCCACCCCTACTCCAGCCAGCCCCCACCCTACCACGAGCTGTCCAGCTACAGCTTCGCTCCAGGCAGCACGGGCACAGCCAGTCAGCACAGTGAAG GGAGCCGGAGCAGTGGGTCAACGCGGAGCGAGGGGGGTGAGAGGCGACGAGGCAGTAAGGGGGGTCAAGGCAGTACGGCGGGAGGAGGAGAAAAGTCCCCCtctggaggaggggaagggggggacTCTCGCTCGGGCAGCGGCAGCGAATCAGAATACTCAGTCCGCAGCAGCTTGAGGCGGGGCCACGGCTCGGCCACGCCTAGCGAGCACAGCCACTCCTCACAGCGCtcgcatcatcatcatcaccgcaTGCCACCGCCGCCCCACATGTCGCCCTATCCCCCGGGGATGCCCATGCCCTACAACcctatgatggtgatgatggtgccccagcacccacacccacacatggGACCCCCAAACATGGGACACCCCCACCAGTACCCCCAGCAGCACCCCTCGGTCCCCATGCACCCGGGCATGGGCCCCTCTGTCCCTGGAGGACCACCCGGGGCCCCCCCAACCCGTGACCTGGGCTCTGTTCCCCCCGAGCTGACGGCCTCGCGCCAGTCCTTCCACCTAGCCATGGGCAACCCCAGCGAGTTCTTTGTGGATGTCATGTAG